The following coding sequences are from one bacterium SCSIO 12741 window:
- a CDS encoding response regulator transcription factor, with amino-acid sequence MSQSISTVIIDDEVNAVNVLSKFLEMYCPEIDVLATAHNVEDGIAAIEANQPKLVFLDIEMPLGSGFDLLEKVGDRKFHVVFITAYDHYAIQAIKNEAIDYVLKPIDIDDLKTAVDKVKAKLSQPQNVKEVLKRVALEEKAKLAIPTLYGHKFLDPEHIVHIKADGSYSTIFTDNEGEIMVSKNLKSIESALKQDYFLRVHRSHIVNLEMVKEYHKNDGGYLILNNGERVEIGASNRPAIMEKLNERLNFI; translated from the coding sequence ATGTCGCAATCTATTTCTACTGTAATTATTGATGATGAAGTCAATGCTGTAAACGTACTCTCAAAGTTTCTGGAAATGTATTGTCCGGAAATTGATGTACTGGCTACGGCCCACAATGTGGAAGATGGAATTGCAGCCATTGAAGCCAATCAACCGAAGTTGGTTTTTCTGGATATAGAGATGCCTCTGGGAAGCGGCTTTGACCTGTTGGAAAAAGTAGGCGATCGCAAGTTTCACGTGGTGTTTATCACGGCTTACGATCATTACGCGATTCAGGCCATTAAAAACGAAGCCATTGATTACGTCCTTAAGCCTATCGACATTGATGACTTGAAAACGGCAGTAGACAAGGTTAAAGCAAAATTGAGCCAGCCTCAGAATGTGAAGGAAGTTCTAAAACGTGTAGCCTTGGAAGAAAAAGCCAAGTTGGCGATTCCTACCTTGTATGGGCATAAGTTTTTGGATCCTGAGCACATTGTTCACATCAAAGCGGATGGAAGTTATTCTACGATTTTTACCGATAATGAAGGCGAAATCATGGTCTCCAAAAATCTTAAGAGCATCGAGTCTGCCTTGAAACAAGACTATTTCCTACGGGTGCACCGATCGCACATTGTGAATTTGGAAATGGTGAAGGAATACCACAAAAATGATGGTGGATATCTCATTCTAAACAATGGTGAAAGAGTGGAAATTGGAGCCTCGAACCGCCCGGCTATCATGGAAAAACTCAACGAACGCCTGAACTTCATTTAA
- a CDS encoding response regulator transcription factor, whose amino-acid sequence MDKIKALIIDDEPNAIQVIVKRLQKYFPQVEVIATSQNSEEFQHLTQTYKPDLLFTDIEMPDRNGLEMLETLINPSFETIVVTAYEKYAVEAFKKQALGYILKPVDRDDFIKTVSRALDRIARSKQLNQVIQSGAAEEPGKFAIPYNGSFRIVDLKNVLYLKAEGSYCKIVTTENEFLISKNLKHLTDTLPENNFLRVSRSFVVNMAFIRSICKKDGGLVTMENGTEITIGRKIRSEVMERITDRVNFI is encoded by the coding sequence ATGGATAAGATCAAAGCCTTGATCATTGATGACGAGCCGAATGCAATCCAGGTAATTGTAAAACGACTCCAGAAGTATTTCCCTCAAGTTGAAGTAATAGCCACCAGCCAAAACTCGGAGGAATTCCAGCACCTTACTCAAACCTATAAACCCGATTTACTTTTTACTGACATTGAAATGCCTGATCGAAACGGGCTCGAAATGTTAGAAACCCTCATTAACCCGAGTTTCGAAACCATCGTAGTAACGGCCTATGAGAAATACGCGGTAGAAGCCTTCAAAAAACAAGCGCTCGGCTACATTCTCAAGCCCGTGGATCGCGACGATTTTATCAAAACTGTATCCCGTGCTTTGGATCGAATCGCCCGAAGTAAGCAGCTCAATCAAGTCATTCAATCGGGGGCCGCAGAAGAACCCGGAAAGTTTGCCATCCCTTACAACGGTTCCTTTCGAATTGTTGATTTAAAGAATGTGCTTTACCTCAAAGCTGAAGGAAGCTATTGTAAAATCGTAACTACCGAAAACGAGTTTCTGATTTCCAAAAACCTCAAACATTTAACTGATACACTTCCAGAAAACAATTTTCTGCGAGTGAGTCGATCCTTTGTGGTCAACATGGCGTTCATCCGCAGCATTTGCAAAAAAGATGGTGGATTGGTAACCATGGAGAATGGTACCGAAATAACCATTGGACGGAAAATTCGCAGCGAGGTAATGGAACGCATTACCGACCGGGTCAATTTTATTTAA
- a CDS encoding histidine kinase: MGEVNRILPQHAVSALCQDQRKGIWIGTYSDGVYHLKNLYMVHYRSISGIEDPDVKRIQTTEKGIYFSDTRNVLYELQYDHWISGQAKLFLQSESPINAIYKAQGKDYLLCNTVSQKEPFSSPISGLCIAPGKKQGEYWVGKIYSFAYFEGDKETFNSAEIGFQERVNCLHHDPNTQKLWLGTLSGLYTFDGDSVKLFPGTQDIRIDELLWSNGRLLLATQGKGIGIVKEDNLEFVGKSEGLPTSFVRDLLAFEDRLVVATNKGLVIWRDSVERILDLSDGLMSNEINGLARSGNNLFIGTRKGLTVLDLDYLDLQPDNLTIEAKINTGEQWKGQAGSLRLPPSENSITFRLLTRDFRIEDAILYRYRLEPDTSWNYSTQQEISYSALSSGSYTFVASAQNEAGEWSQEPVRIPFVVEQQFWRQWWFIALMLLALAAIVRLIIRRQVNKVRKENFLQNQLNSLKIKALSAQMNPHFIFNSLNSIQNFLIENDLKRSNKYLTKFARLMRLVLNNSDKTFSPFREVIHSLELYMELERIRFNEQFDFAIQIQPNVDADSLKIPAMLMQPFVENAILHGILPGQKQGQITVSISRAGEHVLNCTIEDNGVGRDFHAGRQSKKFKSQGLRITRERLEAFQAIFDDQFHYEIIDLKNESGEPRGTRVELLVPCR, translated from the coding sequence ATGGGGGAAGTTAATCGAATTTTGCCTCAGCATGCTGTTTCGGCCCTTTGCCAGGATCAGCGAAAAGGCATCTGGATCGGGACCTATTCGGATGGGGTTTATCACCTGAAAAACCTTTATATGGTTCATTACCGATCCATTTCAGGTATTGAAGATCCCGACGTTAAGCGAATTCAAACCACTGAGAAGGGGATTTACTTTTCAGATACCAGAAACGTGCTCTACGAATTGCAGTATGATCACTGGATATCGGGGCAAGCAAAACTCTTTTTGCAATCGGAGTCACCTATCAATGCTATCTACAAAGCTCAAGGCAAAGACTACCTGCTTTGCAACACGGTGAGCCAAAAGGAACCTTTTTCTTCTCCTATCAGTGGACTCTGTATTGCCCCAGGTAAGAAGCAAGGAGAGTATTGGGTGGGTAAAATCTACAGTTTTGCCTACTTCGAGGGAGACAAGGAGACTTTCAATTCTGCGGAAATCGGTTTTCAGGAACGGGTCAACTGCCTTCACCATGATCCAAACACGCAAAAGTTGTGGTTGGGAACCTTGAGTGGTTTGTACACATTCGATGGGGATTCGGTAAAACTATTCCCGGGCACTCAAGACATACGAATTGATGAATTGCTTTGGTCCAACGGCCGCCTTCTTCTGGCTACCCAAGGCAAGGGAATAGGAATCGTCAAAGAGGATAATCTTGAGTTTGTCGGTAAGTCCGAAGGTCTGCCCACCTCATTTGTTCGCGACTTGTTGGCCTTCGAGGATCGACTGGTTGTAGCTACCAATAAAGGCTTGGTCATTTGGAGGGATTCTGTGGAACGCATTCTGGACCTTTCCGATGGCCTCATGAGCAACGAGATAAATGGTTTGGCTCGATCAGGAAATAACCTATTCATTGGTACGAGAAAAGGATTAACCGTTCTGGATCTGGACTACCTCGACCTTCAACCGGACAACCTTACTATTGAGGCCAAAATCAATACGGGAGAACAATGGAAAGGTCAAGCAGGAAGTCTTCGGCTACCCCCTTCCGAAAACAGCATCACTTTCCGCTTGCTTACTCGTGATTTCCGAATTGAAGATGCGATTCTCTACCGTTATCGATTGGAGCCCGACACTTCCTGGAACTACAGCACGCAACAAGAAATTAGCTACTCGGCCCTGTCTTCCGGCAGCTACACCTTTGTAGCCTCGGCTCAAAATGAAGCCGGTGAATGGTCTCAGGAACCGGTGAGAATTCCATTTGTAGTGGAGCAACAATTTTGGAGACAATGGTGGTTTATCGCCTTGATGCTCTTGGCTTTAGCAGCCATTGTACGTTTAATCATTAGGCGGCAGGTGAATAAAGTACGGAAGGAAAACTTCCTCCAAAACCAATTGAACTCCTTAAAAATTAAAGCCCTGAGTGCTCAGATGAATCCGCACTTCATTTTCAATTCACTCAACTCCATCCAAAACTTCCTTATCGAAAATGACCTCAAACGCTCCAATAAGTACCTCACCAAATTTGCTCGGTTAATGCGATTGGTGCTGAACAACTCAGACAAAACCTTCTCCCCATTTCGGGAGGTAATTCATTCTCTGGAACTGTACATGGAGCTTGAAAGAATTCGATTTAACGAGCAGTTTGATTTCGCCATTCAGATTCAACCCAATGTGGATGCCGATAGTCTAAAAATACCAGCCATGCTCATGCAACCCTTTGTAGAAAATGCTATCCTCCACGGCATTCTTCCTGGTCAGAAACAAGGACAAATCACCGTTTCCATTTCACGGGCCGGAGAACATGTTTTGAACTGCACCATAGAAGACAACGGAGTAGGTCGGGATTTTCACGCAGGCAGACAATCCAAAAAGTTTAAATCCCAAGGTCTGCGTATCACCCGGGAGAGGCTCGAAGCCTTCCAGGCCATATTCGACGACCAGTTTCACTACGAAATCATCGATCTCAAAAATGAGTCCGGTGAACCGAGAGGTACGAGAGTTGAACTCTTAGTGCCCTGCCGTTAA
- a CDS encoding TIGR01777 family oxidoreductase, protein MAKILISGGTGMVGRRLTALLLKAGYEVNNLSRSGSAPQGATGFRWNYPTGEIDEKAFEGVSKVIHLAGAPVADGLWTASRKKILTESRLKTGELLVKTSLKLGISLDQFITASGIAYYGFEPDNHSYTEEDPVGPGYLGELARQWEGVSKPLEDQGIPVTRIRIGVVLGPEGALPKLALPVKWGVGSAMGNGRQVMSWIHLEDLCQLFLFCVQNDQTGIFNAVSPEPRTQKDFIRTIAKVVNRPMWAPAIPGGLLKMAAGDMAREMLLGGITVSSEKIRNLGFEFQYPDLHSALRDLL, encoded by the coding sequence ATGGCTAAGATTTTGATTTCAGGCGGAACGGGTATGGTGGGACGGCGTTTGACGGCTCTTCTTCTCAAAGCTGGTTACGAGGTAAATAACCTGAGTCGATCGGGGAGTGCTCCACAGGGAGCTACTGGATTCCGATGGAATTACCCGACCGGAGAAATTGATGAAAAAGCATTTGAGGGCGTTTCTAAAGTTATTCATCTGGCTGGGGCACCCGTGGCTGATGGCTTGTGGACGGCGTCCCGAAAAAAAATTCTGACTGAATCGCGTTTGAAAACAGGGGAGCTTTTGGTTAAGACCAGTCTTAAGTTGGGTATCTCCTTGGATCAGTTTATTACTGCTTCGGGAATCGCCTACTACGGATTTGAACCCGATAATCATTCCTATACTGAAGAGGATCCGGTTGGTCCTGGTTATTTGGGTGAGTTGGCCCGTCAATGGGAGGGTGTTTCAAAGCCCTTGGAAGATCAAGGTATACCCGTTACCCGAATTCGAATTGGAGTAGTTCTGGGGCCGGAAGGTGCTTTGCCCAAGTTAGCACTTCCCGTGAAATGGGGTGTTGGTTCAGCGATGGGCAACGGACGTCAAGTGATGTCCTGGATTCATTTAGAAGACCTCTGTCAGCTGTTTTTGTTTTGTGTTCAGAATGACCAAACAGGAATCTTTAATGCCGTATCCCCGGAACCTCGTACTCAAAAGGATTTTATCCGGACCATTGCCAAAGTGGTGAATCGTCCTATGTGGGCTCCTGCTATTCCTGGTGGTCTTTTGAAAATGGCTGCTGGAGATATGGCCCGCGAAATGCTCCTGGGAGGAATTACCGTATCCAGCGAAAAAATCAGGAATCTGGGCTTTGAATTTCAATATCCAGATCTCCATTCGGCCTTGCGAGATTTACTTTAA